A region from the Pseudomonadota bacterium genome encodes:
- a CDS encoding helix-turn-helix domain-containing protein: MQEILFTTKMLAKRWCLSSTTLQQWRWTGKGPEYVKLGRRVLYRPKDVERFEKEQLREHTSHPHVTDGS, translated from the coding sequence ATGCAGGAAATTCTTTTCACAACAAAAATGCTGGCAAAACGCTGGTGTTTGTCCTCGACAACCTTGCAACAATGGCGTTGGACTGGCAAAGGTCCTGAATACGTTAAGCTAGGTAGGCGGGTCTTGTATCGCCCTAAAGATGTAGAGCGGTTTGAAAAAGAGCAATTACGCGAGCATACCTCTCACCCACACGTTACAGATGGATCATGA
- a CDS encoding helix-turn-helix transcriptional regulator, with protein MNTLQQQLINRMQEKNLSAAELERKAGLKMSAVRNIIKGQSKKPSAESLIAISQVLECTIEDLFEVERAGSSGHVPMQKKEDPSEPVEDLKFLAKTADKVIKLLSEADKNCSFEEVFFFIQETYMYSLGSSYPEVDVAFAKWLISKN; from the coding sequence ATGAACACCCTACAACAACAACTGATCAACCGCATGCAGGAAAAGAATCTTTCCGCAGCTGAATTAGAGAGAAAAGCTGGACTTAAGATGAGCGCCGTGCGCAATATCATCAAAGGCCAATCCAAAAAACCCAGTGCAGAGTCATTAATAGCAATCTCCCAAGTCCTAGAGTGCACTATTGAAGACTTATTTGAGGTAGAACGTGCAGGATCTAGTGGCCATGTTCCCATGCAAAAAAAAGAAGATCCCAGTGAACCAGTTGAAGATCTGAAGTTTCTCGCCAAGACAGCAGATAAGGTGATCAAACTGCTAAGTGAAGCTGACAAGAATTGCAGCTTCGAAGAAGTATTTTTCTTCATTCAGGAAACTTATATGTATTCCCTGGGCTCCTCCTATCCAGAAGTTGATGTAGCCTTTGCCAAATGGTTGATTAGCAAGAATTAG
- a CDS encoding type II toxin-antitoxin system prevent-host-death family antitoxin produces the protein MEIRTQFTVADVRVHLTDALNTAAYGKERVMIMRRNKPLAYIVPMEDIELLEQIEDRYDAIAAKKALDEASSEGFIDWEELKKELD, from the coding sequence ATGGAAATTCGCACTCAATTTACAGTTGCTGATGTCCGAGTTCACCTTACTGATGCACTGAACACAGCTGCCTATGGAAAAGAACGTGTTATGATCATGCGCCGTAATAAACCGTTAGCTTACATAGTTCCAATGGAAGATATTGAATTATTGGAGCAAATCGAAGATCGTTATGACGCTATTGCTGCCAAAAAAGCCCTAGATGAGGCAAGTTCTGAAGGTTTCATCGATTGGGAAGAGCTAAAGAAAGAGTTGGATTGA
- a CDS encoding type II toxin-antitoxin system RelE/ParE family toxin, with amino-acid sequence MGRAKERVGLICYKAGKRKLIYKALFTPQAAKSLKKLPSNIRNLISRKIDTLLENPFPYNSEKLKGYQSLHKTRVGDYRIIYQVEQESITIVIVRIGHRREVYQKLHAST; translated from the coding sequence TTGGGAAGAGCTAAAGAAAGAGTTGGATTGATCTGCTATAAAGCTGGAAAAAGAAAATTGATATACAAAGCGCTATTTACACCTCAAGCAGCAAAATCCTTGAAGAAGCTACCTTCCAATATTCGTAACCTCATCTCCCGGAAAATTGATACATTGTTGGAGAATCCTTTTCCCTACAATTCTGAAAAACTTAAAGGCTATCAGTCTTTACATAAAACTAGAGTCGGTGATTACAGGATAATTTATCAAGTTGAGCAAGAAAGTATAACCATCGTTATCGTACGAATTGGACATAGAAGAGAAGTTTATCAAAAGTTACATGCGTCAACATAA